Sequence from the Rhizobium etli 8C-3 genome:
TTCGCGGCGGTGTCGTCGATTTCTCGGTGACGTTCGAGAAGAAGAGTATCAAGTCCTTGTGTGACCTCTTTCCACTGTGTACTCCCGTCTTGCTGCCGAACGAGTTCGTTATCATACATGATAATGCCGTCCCGTCGGGTAATAACGATGCGATCATACTGCTTTTTCTGTTCAGCTTCGAAAACGGCGTAAGCCCAACCTCCATAGCAATCAGCGTGTATGTCACGAGACATGACAACGTTGGTTCCGATATGTCCATTTCTGCGCAGCGCCTCATCGGCCCGAGCCACAACACCAGTCCAGCTTTGGTAGCTTGGCGTCGCAATGACATGCAATTCGGTCCGATAGCCTTGTTTTTTCCAGTAGTCAGTGGAGGCTGCACTTGAATCTGGCACCGCCCGCTCCGAGATTACATTCGCCCTCATGCGCGCAGCGCGACTTAACAGCTCGCGTCCAAAACCGGGATCTGCATCTCTGCCCCAAGTCAGTGCTTGATCGGGGAGTACTTCTGCAAGCTCGATGTAACCCGGGACATAGGCAACAAAGTCATCACCACAGCATTTCTGCGTTGGTCCCGACAATCCCATTTCGGCCTGTTTGATTGCCGTGGATTTACCGCTGCCGGGCTCCCCGGCCACCGTGATGTGGGTTGGTTGCTTCAAAGCTTGTCCTGTTTGCTCCTTGACGCCGAGATCAGGGATAATCCTGTTCTCGTAGATCGAAATCGCCATGTCCTTTGACAATGCCATTGGACCGTT
This genomic interval carries:
- a CDS encoding zeta toxin family protein, which encodes MNEIFKNFQSNGPMALSKDMAISIYENRIIPDLGVKEQTGQALKQPTHITVAGEPGSGKSTAIKQAEMGLSGPTQKCCGDDFVAYVPGYIELAEVLPDQALTWGRDADPGFGRELLSRAARMRANVISERAVPDSSAASTDYWKKQGYRTELHVIATPSYQSWTGVVARADEALRRNGHIGTNVVMSRDIHADCYGGWAYAVFEAEQKKQYDRIVITRRDGIIMYDNELVRQQDGSTQWKEVTQGLDTLLLERHREIDDTAAKKSIESWNKSATNNLLNKHFGSYIDLKSDQQMHTRYLANPASRVDIFNKDRKYSKDVLNSWKKRIGGDLNRYSEIAKRFDLSKEFDAKLRQYRDATFGIADQRHAGTAGIAYLGQGPQAAATAKRKRDFGQLAQGSIETGRTGPSLKRLRLPPDVRSGIDQQSGPGQRPNNDATITYPAQSVMPAVPRAAQGSKQRPALNVRSRAEGNNR